A genomic window from Chitinophaga pollutisoli includes:
- the dcd gene encoding dCTP deaminase, whose translation MILSDKRILEEIEKGTIVISPFDRKYLGTNSYDVHLGKYLATYADRVLDARRHNEIVHFEIPEEGFVLQPNTLYLGVTHEYTETHAHVPFLEGKSSTGRLGIDIHATAGKGDVGFCNTWTLEISCAQPVRIYAGMPIGQLIYFVVEGQIETLYNKKGNAKYNGRTVRPVESMMWKNEF comes from the coding sequence ATGATCTTGTCTGACAAAAGAATTCTGGAAGAAATTGAAAAGGGCACCATCGTGATCAGCCCTTTCGACCGGAAATACCTCGGTACCAACTCGTATGACGTGCATCTGGGTAAATACCTGGCCACGTATGCGGACCGTGTACTGGATGCCCGCCGGCACAATGAGATCGTGCATTTCGAGATTCCGGAGGAAGGCTTTGTACTGCAGCCCAACACGCTTTACCTGGGCGTTACGCACGAATACACGGAAACCCACGCCCATGTGCCCTTCCTGGAAGGCAAGAGCAGCACCGGCCGCCTGGGGATCGATATCCATGCCACCGCCGGCAAAGGCGACGTAGGCTTCTGCAACACCTGGACGCTGGAGATCTCTTGCGCCCAGCCCGTCCGGATTTATGCCGGCATGCCCATCGGCCAGCTCATTTACTTCGTGGTGGAAGGACAGATCGAAACGCTCTACAACAAAAAAGGCAACGCCAAATACAACGGCCGCACCGTTCGCCCCGTGGAATCCATGATGTGGAAGAACGAGTTTTAA
- a CDS encoding 4'-phosphopantetheinyl transferase superfamily protein gives MALIRTIQIDPATRLGVWKIGEEEGFFRKRVNIDPGVHHPHKRLQHFAGRYLLVELFPELPVHEIRKLDSRKPYIPGNPYYFSISHCGDFAAAIVSTREHVGIDIENVQPKIGRVAHKFLAERERQFISGISRLEHQTVCWSAKEAVYKWYGLGGLDFKANMQLQAFPLQQAGMLVCDFLKEDRMACLDLQYIIDNNLCLAWTAGENKQPNQQ, from the coding sequence ATGGCTTTAATACGAACGATACAAATCGATCCGGCCACCCGGCTGGGAGTGTGGAAAATTGGTGAAGAAGAAGGGTTTTTCAGGAAAAGGGTGAACATCGACCCCGGCGTCCACCATCCCCACAAGCGCCTCCAGCATTTCGCAGGGCGCTACCTCCTTGTGGAGCTTTTCCCCGAGCTGCCCGTGCATGAAATCCGGAAACTCGACAGCCGGAAACCATATATTCCCGGAAATCCTTATTATTTTTCCATCTCGCATTGCGGCGATTTTGCCGCCGCCATCGTGAGCACCCGCGAACATGTGGGCATTGATATCGAAAACGTGCAACCAAAAATCGGCCGCGTTGCCCACAAGTTCCTCGCCGAACGCGAACGGCAGTTCATCTCCGGCATCAGCCGGCTCGAACACCAGACCGTTTGCTGGTCGGCCAAAGAAGCCGTTTACAAATGGTACGGCCTCGGCGGGCTCGACTTTAAAGCCAACATGCAGCTCCAGGCCTTTCCGCTCCAGCAGGCGGGAATGCTCGTCTGCGACTTTCTGAAGGAAGACCGCATGGCCTGCCTGGATCTGCAGTACATCATCGACAATAACCTATGCCTCGCCTGGACGGCCGGGGAAAACAAACAACCGAACCAGCAATGA
- a CDS encoding DUF423 domain-containing protein gives MHKSYLVWAAALGALSVILGAFGAHKLKELVPPETVSTFQTGVTYQFYHVFALLAVGILYAHIPSPQLVWAGRFFLLGILLFSGSLYILTMLKATETVGLRGIGAITPIGGLLFIAGWISLLIGILKK, from the coding sequence ATGCATAAATCGTATTTAGTATGGGCCGCCGCCCTCGGCGCCCTCTCCGTGATCCTTGGCGCATTTGGCGCGCATAAGCTGAAAGAACTTGTGCCCCCGGAAACCGTGAGTACTTTCCAGACCGGCGTTACTTACCAGTTCTATCACGTATTTGCACTGCTGGCGGTGGGTATTTTGTATGCGCACATCCCTTCGCCGCAACTCGTGTGGGCAGGGCGCTTTTTCTTGCTTGGCATCCTCCTGTTTTCAGGCTCGCTGTATATCCTCACGATGCTGAAAGCCACTGAAACCGTAGGCCTCCGCGGCATCGGCGCCATCACGCCTATCGGCGGACTGCTTTTCATCGCCGGATGGATCAGCCTGCTGATCGGCATCCTCAAAAAATAA
- a CDS encoding shikimate kinase, with product MKIFLLGFMGAGKSYWGKQLAAHWDLPFFDLDDVIVEAEGMPVADIFNTKGETYFRELESRLLRELALDNDRFLISCGGGTPCFSDTMDFMNENGKTIWLNPSVGVMVERLQRKQHKRPLIQDLTPEDLAAFTEKKLLERQPYYEQSQVIISDDEISLETFDKLIHHA from the coding sequence ATGAAAATTTTTCTCTTGGGGTTTATGGGAGCCGGAAAATCCTATTGGGGCAAGCAGCTCGCCGCGCATTGGGACCTCCCTTTCTTCGATCTCGACGACGTGATCGTGGAAGCGGAAGGCATGCCCGTAGCCGATATCTTCAACACCAAAGGCGAAACCTATTTCCGGGAGCTGGAAAGCCGCCTGCTCCGCGAACTGGCGCTCGATAACGACCGCTTCCTCATTTCCTGCGGCGGCGGAACGCCTTGTTTCTCCGATACCATGGATTTCATGAACGAGAACGGTAAAACGATCTGGCTCAATCCTTCGGTAGGGGTGATGGTGGAGCGGCTGCAGCGCAAACAGCACAAGCGCCCCCTTATCCAGGACCTCACGCCGGAAGACCTGGCCGCCTTTACCGAGAAAAAATTGCTGGAACGCCAGCCATATTATGAGCAAAGTCAGGTGATCATCAGTGACGATGAGATATCTTTGGAAACTTTTGACAAACTGATCCACCATGCATAA